The Oryzias latipes chromosome 8, ASM223467v1 genomic interval GGATCCGAGTATCTGAAACTGGGGTGAGTTCTGAGACAAAGCGGATGTTCTGAGGGTTCAGGATTTGATTCTGAATTGATGGGATTCAGTCAGAAACTCTAGATTTCAGCCGCTCTCTGCAGAAGAATCAGATTTAGAGGGAAGTAGATGATTTGAAGACTTGATCCTCATTGATCACCGTGTTCTCCTCAGGTACGTGTCCCGTTACCACGTGAAGGACTCGGCTCGCCACGTCATCCTGGGAACCCAGCACTTCAAACCCAACGAGTTCGCCAGCCAGATCAACCTGAGCATGGAGAACACCTGGGGGATCCTGCGCCGCAACCTGGACGAGGGCAAATACCTGATCCTCAAAGACCCCAACAAAATGAGGCCGCGGGCACAGACAAGGAGGGGCGGGGCTACAGGCCGCTGGACTCACACGCTCTCCTTCCTGTGAACAGCAAGTGATCCGGGTCTACAGCCTACCTGATGGGACGTTCAGCtccgatgaagaggaggaggaagaagaagatgaagaggacgaagaagaagaaggtaGATTTTAAGGACACTTCACAATAATAACTGTTACTTTACTGGCAGATTTTAACAAGTAAGCTAGTTAGG includes:
- the LOC101164727 gene encoding eukaryotic translation initiation factor 3 subunit D-like, with protein sequence MNELRSENQQFSFHHEAEIPRFSQHKAHQYCKGVDWRQKLDSQRGAVLATELKNNSYKLARWTCCAMLAGSEYLKLGYVSRYHVKDSARHVILGTQHFKPNEFASQINLSMENTWGILRRNLDEGKYLILKDPNKMRPRAQTRRGGATGRWTHTLSFL